The Dysidea avara chromosome 13, odDysAvar1.4, whole genome shotgun sequence genome includes a region encoding these proteins:
- the LOC136242703 gene encoding zinc finger HIT domain-containing protein 3-like gives MKMANCEICKESLSKYKCPVCLVKYCSATCYKEHKASEHCAKQEEQSCSKEAVATPPKQSEKLIVDEESDQLSEDVLNRLKHSEKMLEMLQNKELRDVIKEIDGHTRPPNQLKIAMQFPVFKEFADQCLAICNQSTMDHDTIT, from the exons ATGAAAATGGCCAATTGTGAGATATGCAAGGAGAGCCTATCCAAATATAAGTGCCCAGTCTGTCTAGTGAAATA CTGCTCAGCCACGTGTTACAAGGAGCACAAAG CTTCTGAGCATTGTGCCAAACAAGAGGAGCAGTCCTGCAGTAAAGAAGCTGTTGCTACTCCACCAA AACAGTCAGAGAAGCTGATAGTTGATGAAGAGTCAGATCAGTTGTCAGAAGATGTTTTAAACAGGCTAA AGCATTCAGAGAAGATGCTGGAGATGTTACAAAACAAAGAGTTGAGAGATGTGATAAAGGAGATTGATGGGCACACCAGACCCCCAAACCAACTGAAGATAGCAATGCAGTTTCCAGTTTTCAAAGAGTTTGCTGACCAGTGTCTAGCAATCTGTAACCAATCTACTATGGACCATGACACAATAACATAA